One window of the Acinetobacter equi genome contains the following:
- a CDS encoding acyl-CoA dehydrogenase family protein, with product MQNDSDFELFRRNYQRFLAEQVAPYYESWEEQELIPRELWHKLGENGFLCVDIPEEYGGYGAPIYYSQMLVEETAKAGFTSLAVGIGGQSELVSPYIQNIGSEEQKQYWLPKMVSGEVVTAIAMTEANAGSDLQAIRTQAILDGDHYIVDGSKTFISNGHHADLIVLVAKTDPQARAKGISILLVDAHLNGVKKGRGLKKIGLHAQDTAELFFDQVRVPKSQLLGQEGQGFNYLMQELPRERLSISLMALGAMIGAIEITKEYVLERKAFGQHLSQFQNTRFVLAQAQIKARAAEAFVERCKDLYRKNALSITEVAALKCFITETQCEVIDQLLQLFGGYGYMQEYPISRFFVDARVQKIYGGTNEIMKEIVARELLGK from the coding sequence ATGCAAAATGATAGTGATTTCGAACTTTTTCGCCGAAATTATCAGCGTTTTCTAGCTGAACAAGTTGCACCTTATTATGAGTCATGGGAAGAGCAAGAGCTTATTCCTCGTGAACTATGGCATAAGCTTGGCGAGAATGGATTTTTATGTGTTGATATTCCTGAAGAATATGGAGGCTACGGCGCACCTATCTATTATTCACAAATGCTTGTAGAAGAAACAGCAAAAGCTGGATTTACATCACTCGCCGTTGGAATTGGTGGGCAAAGTGAATTGGTATCCCCTTATATTCAAAATATTGGCAGTGAAGAGCAAAAACAGTATTGGCTTCCCAAAATGGTCTCAGGTGAAGTTGTAACGGCAATTGCGATGACTGAAGCAAATGCAGGTTCGGATTTACAAGCAATACGTACTCAAGCCATTTTAGATGGTGATCACTACATTGTTGATGGTTCTAAAACCTTTATTTCTAATGGGCACCATGCCGATTTAATTGTTTTAGTTGCGAAAACAGATCCTCAAGCACGTGCAAAAGGTATTTCTATTTTATTGGTAGATGCACATTTAAATGGGGTCAAAAAAGGTCGTGGTTTAAAGAAAATTGGGCTTCATGCTCAAGATACTGCTGAGCTTTTCTTTGACCAAGTTCGTGTACCAAAATCTCAACTACTCGGTCAAGAGGGTCAAGGCTTTAATTATTTAATGCAAGAATTACCTCGTGAACGTTTAAGTATTTCCTTAATGGCTTTAGGTGCAATGATCGGTGCAATTGAAATTACCAAAGAATATGTACTTGAACGGAAAGCATTTGGTCAACATTTATCTCAATTTCAAAATACTCGCTTTGTTCTTGCACAAGCACAAATTAAGGCACGTGCAGCAGAAGCCTTTGTAGAGCGCTGCAAAGATCTATATCGCAAAAATGCTTTGAGTATTACAGAAGTTGCTGCGTTGAAATGCTTTATTACCGAAACCCAATGTGAAGTAATCGATCAACTTCTTCAACTTTTTGGCGGTTACGGCTACATGCAAGAATATCCAATTTCACGTTTTTTTGTAGATGCACGAGTACAAAAAATTTATGGGGGAACAAATGAAATAATGAAAGAGATCGTTGCACGCGAACTCTTAGGCAAATAA
- a CDS encoding p-hydroxycinnamoyl CoA hydratase/lyase, with the protein MSYQNRWQTVDVQVDSGIAWVTLNRPEKKNAMSPTLNKEMIDVLETLELDPAAKVLVLTGAGDSWTAGMDLKEYFREVDNQPEIFQERIRRDASRWQWHLLRFYSKPTIAMVNGWCFGGGFSPLVACDLAIAADEATFGLSEINWGIPPGNLVSKAMADTVGHRTSMYYIMTGKTFSGVEAANMGLVNKSVPLAQLKAEVTELANNLLEKNPVVLRTAKNGFKRCRELTWEQNEDYLYAKLDQCNYRDDEGGREQGLKQFLDDKSIKPGLQAYKRPA; encoded by the coding sequence ATGTCTTATCAGAACCGCTGGCAAACAGTTGATGTACAAGTTGATTCAGGCATTGCATGGGTGACATTAAATCGTCCAGAAAAGAAAAATGCGATGAGCCCAACACTGAATAAAGAAATGATTGATGTACTAGAAACATTGGAATTAGATCCGGCAGCAAAAGTACTCGTTTTAACAGGTGCTGGTGATTCTTGGACTGCTGGCATGGATTTAAAAGAATATTTTCGTGAAGTAGATAATCAACCAGAAATTTTCCAAGAGCGCATTCGTCGTGATGCTTCCCGTTGGCAATGGCATTTACTTCGTTTCTACTCAAAACCAACAATTGCCATGGTCAACGGTTGGTGTTTCGGTGGTGGTTTCTCTCCACTTGTTGCATGTGACTTAGCAATTGCAGCAGATGAAGCAACTTTTGGTTTATCAGAAATTAACTGGGGCATTCCTCCTGGTAACTTGGTAAGTAAAGCAATGGCTGATACTGTTGGTCATCGTACATCAATGTATTACATCATGACAGGTAAAACGTTCTCTGGCGTTGAAGCTGCAAATATGGGATTGGTAAATAAAAGTGTTCCTCTCGCACAGCTCAAAGCAGAAGTGACAGAACTTGCAAATAATCTACTTGAAAAAAACCCTGTGGTATTACGCACGGCGAAAAATGGATTTAAACGTTGCCGCGAACTCACTTGGGAACAAAATGAAGATTATTTATACGCAAAACTTGATCAATGTAATTATCGTGATGATGAAGGTGGTCGTGAACAAGGGCTAAAACAATTTCTTGATGACAAATCAATAAAGCCTGGTCTTCAAGCATATAAACGCCCTGCTTAA
- the pcaG gene encoding protocatechuate 3,4-dioxygenase subunit alpha — MIMNGWNFQELHETPSQTGGPYVHIGLMPNQAGIEVFQHSFDNQLAKAEIQGERIRLEGQVFDGLGLPLRDVLVEIWQADANGVYPSQADTQGKQADPNFFGWGRAAADFESGIWHFNTIKPGVVPGRKGSKQAPHIALVIFARGINLGLHTRVYFEDEVEANANDPLLNGIEWAPRRQTLIAKREERDGQVIYRFDIRIQGENETVFLDI, encoded by the coding sequence ATCATAATGAACGGTTGGAATTTCCAGGAATTACATGAAACACCATCGCAAACTGGTGGGCCATACGTACATATTGGTTTAATGCCAAATCAGGCAGGGATTGAAGTTTTTCAACACAGTTTTGATAATCAACTGGCGAAAGCTGAAATACAAGGTGAGCGTATTCGTTTAGAAGGTCAGGTATTTGATGGTTTAGGTTTACCATTACGTGATGTTTTAGTTGAAATTTGGCAAGCTGATGCAAATGGTGTTTACCCAAGCCAAGCTGATACACAAGGTAAACAAGCAGATCCGAATTTTTTTGGCTGGGGAAGAGCGGCAGCTGATTTCGAAAGTGGTATTTGGCATTTTAATACGATTAAACCAGGTGTTGTGCCGGGTCGTAAAGGAAGTAAACAGGCACCACATATTGCATTGGTCATATTTGCACGTGGTATTAATCTTGGGCTACATACTCGTGTTTATTTTGAAGATGAGGTAGAAGCTAATGCCAATGATCCTTTATTAAATGGTATTGAATGGGCACCACGTCGTCAAACTTTAATTGCAAAACGTGAAGAACGTGATGGTCAAGTTATTTATCGTTTTGATATACGAATCCAAGGCGAAAATGAGACCGTATTTTTAGATATTTAG
- a CDS encoding OprD family outer membrane porin: MKKIWTMPFLLLTIPAFANSFIEDSTVELTARNFYFDRDYTDVSAYPAAKDWSQGFILKMNSGYTEGPIGFGIDLLGTAGFKLHGDAKHAGTGNIPRDPITNEPQGSYGELRYTGKIKVGKTDLRIGTLQPMTPVLVGSPARLLPQTYRGVALNVKDISQLDIQASYIDKVNHRDSTDYEKIKLSGVNGRFIPAETSHLYYVGGNYDIQSVPLRLTSFYMDVHDIFRQTLLGLTYKYPINENNTLTSQIRYYVSRDSGESNAGLVDNDLIHAHVELKHKEHKFIVSTFHHQGETAFPYLTGGEPGVLIDTWTGEFLNPKEKVYSARYEYDFKKYVPGLRFMTRYTKGTNIYAPRLGGTNLKEDELDFDIGYTIQSGFLKNLALRARYAIYDNNMLSNANIKPANETRINIDYTWKFK, encoded by the coding sequence ATGAAAAAAATATGGACTATGCCATTTTTACTTTTAACTATACCTGCTTTTGCAAATAGTTTTATTGAGGACAGTACTGTCGAACTGACAGCACGCAACTTTTATTTTGATCGTGACTATACCGATGTCTCCGCTTATCCAGCAGCAAAAGATTGGAGTCAAGGATTTATTTTAAAAATGAATTCAGGTTATACAGAAGGCCCAATTGGATTTGGAATAGACTTACTAGGTACAGCAGGCTTTAAACTGCATGGGGATGCAAAACATGCTGGAACAGGAAATATTCCCCGAGATCCTATTACCAATGAGCCTCAAGGCAGTTATGGTGAATTACGTTATACAGGTAAAATTAAAGTTGGAAAAACTGATTTACGTATAGGTACACTACAACCTATGACGCCTGTCTTAGTTGGTTCTCCAGCCAGATTACTACCGCAAACTTATCGTGGTGTCGCATTAAATGTAAAAGATATTTCTCAACTTGATATTCAAGCTTCGTATATTGATAAGGTCAATCATCGAGATTCTACCGATTATGAAAAAATAAAACTTTCTGGCGTCAATGGTCGCTTTATCCCTGCTGAAACTAGTCATTTATATTATGTTGGCGGTAATTATGACATTCAGTCAGTGCCATTACGCCTAACTTCCTTTTATATGGATGTTCATGACATTTTCCGTCAGACATTGCTCGGCTTAACGTACAAATATCCAATTAATGAAAATAATACCTTAACAAGTCAAATCAGATATTACGTAAGTCGAGACTCTGGAGAGTCAAATGCAGGACTAGTGGATAATGATTTAATCCATGCACATGTTGAACTAAAACATAAAGAACATAAATTTATTGTATCTACTTTCCATCACCAAGGTGAAACAGCATTTCCATACTTAACAGGTGGAGAACCGGGTGTTCTCATTGATACGTGGACAGGTGAATTCCTAAATCCGAAAGAAAAAGTCTATAGCGCTAGATATGAATACGATTTCAAAAAATATGTACCAGGTCTTCGATTTATGACACGTTATACAAAAGGTACAAATATCTATGCTCCTCGTTTAGGTGGTACCAATCTTAAAGAAGATGAACTCGACTTCGATATCGGCTATACCATACAAAGTGGTTTCTTAAAAAATTTAGCATTAAGAGCACGTTATGCAATATACGATAACAATATGCTTTCAAATGCCAATATCAAACCTGCCAATGAAACGCGCATTAATATTGATTACACATGGAAATTTAAATAA
- a CDS encoding MarR family winged helix-turn-helix transcriptional regulator: MIEQQTHQLPTLSYMIARVDRIISKLLSEELKDLSITLPQFTALSVLAAKGSLSNAKLAERSFIKPQSTNKILQDLLSQGWIVKQSDPSHGRRILIHVTPEGFEKLSQCRTIVKKLEDTMLNGIDINLSLLIRNNLDIMANNLQKQNSV; encoded by the coding sequence ATGATTGAGCAACAAACCCATCAATTGCCAACATTAAGCTATATGATTGCGCGTGTTGATCGTATTATTAGTAAATTACTCAGCGAAGAACTCAAAGATTTAAGTATTACTTTACCGCAATTTACAGCATTGTCTGTATTGGCAGCAAAGGGAAGTCTATCTAATGCAAAGTTAGCAGAGCGTTCATTTATTAAACCACAATCTACTAATAAAATTTTACAAGACTTATTAAGCCAAGGTTGGATTGTAAAACAGTCAGATCCATCACATGGTCGTCGTATTTTAATTCATGTCACACCTGAAGGTTTTGAAAAATTAAGTCAATGTCGTACGATCGTTAAAAAACTTGAAGACACAATGTTAAATGGTATTGATATTAATCTATCACTTTTGATTCGTAATAACTTAGATATCATGGCGAACAATTTGCAAAAGCAGAATAGCGTATAA
- the mhpT gene encoding 3-(3-hydroxy-phenyl)propionate transporter MhpT yields MENSVSSKSKATLTLVLCFAIAVFEGFDLQSMGVAAPRMRAEFGLDNAQMAWAFSAAILGTLPGALLGGRYADKIGRKAVLLTSIFIFGVMSVLTAYASDYTLLLIIRFLTGLGMGGALPMMITMASEAVSEKHKGAAVSIMYSGIPFGGMLTSFVAMGLAGDEQWRHIFYVGGFAPILLIPLLMKFLPESKDYLTASRTKPSIPFFEVLFAKERRFSTIQIWISFFFTLVVLYFLLNWLPLLMGAQGLGKTEANYVQIGYNIGGIFGSIIMGVLLDKIRMSIVIKLIYIGILVSLCCLAISPTVALLSLSAVGCGLFIVGGQSALYGLAAMFYPTEMRGTGVGAAVAIGRIGSFAGPLFAGMLLSMGSSSAMVIGASIPLIFIAAIAALFLVRKPKVQEATSVLKVASQ; encoded by the coding sequence ATGGAAAATAGTGTAAGTAGTAAAAGTAAAGCCACACTTACACTCGTATTGTGCTTTGCTATTGCCGTCTTTGAGGGTTTCGATCTTCAATCAATGGGCGTTGCAGCACCACGTATGCGAGCAGAGTTTGGCTTAGATAATGCACAAATGGCTTGGGCTTTCAGTGCAGCAATTTTAGGGACTTTACCAGGTGCATTACTTGGTGGACGCTATGCGGATAAAATTGGACGTAAAGCAGTTCTTTTAACCAGTATTTTTATTTTTGGTGTTATGTCAGTTTTGACCGCATATGCATCAGATTATACTTTATTACTCATCATCCGGTTTTTAACGGGTTTAGGGATGGGTGGTGCTTTACCAATGATGATTACAATGGCATCAGAAGCTGTTTCTGAGAAGCATAAAGGTGCTGCCGTAAGTATCATGTATAGTGGTATTCCATTTGGTGGAATGTTGACTTCATTTGTTGCGATGGGACTTGCAGGAGATGAACAATGGCGTCATATTTTTTATGTCGGTGGATTTGCCCCAATATTATTGATTCCGCTTTTAATGAAGTTTTTGCCGGAATCGAAGGATTATTTAACAGCATCAAGAACAAAACCATCTATACCATTTTTTGAAGTATTATTTGCGAAAGAACGTCGATTCTCAACCATTCAAATTTGGATCAGCTTCTTCTTTACATTGGTTGTTTTATATTTCCTTTTAAATTGGTTACCGTTATTGATGGGTGCTCAAGGTTTAGGGAAAACCGAAGCGAATTACGTGCAAATTGGTTACAACATTGGTGGTATTTTTGGTTCCATTATCATGGGGGTTCTACTTGATAAGATCAGAATGAGCATTGTGATTAAACTCATTTATATTGGTATTTTAGTATCGTTATGCTGTTTGGCAATTTCTCCAACAGTGGCTTTATTATCTTTGTCTGCTGTGGGGTGTGGTTTATTTATTGTGGGTGGTCAATCTGCATTATATGGACTTGCTGCAATGTTCTATCCAACTGAAATGCGTGGAACAGGTGTAGGAGCAGCTGTAGCTATTGGTCGAATAGGTTCTTTTGCAGGGCCTTTGTTTGCTGGTATGCTATTATCAATGGGTTCAAGCTCTGCAATGGTAATTGGTGCAAGTATTCCATTAATCTTTATTGCAGCAATTGCGGCACTTTTCTTGGTGCGGAAACCAAAAGTACAAGAAGCTACTTCGGTGCTAAAAGTCGCATCGCAGTAA
- a CDS encoding PaaI family thioesterase, whose product MHTTIFSQLPPIHHLLGGHNIHWDADKREICVDYMALESFTNPRGTVEGGMICAMLDDAMGILAALNQMQKPAATINLSMDFFRPCEIGTIQTKAWFIKEGKKILSIESEAWQHKKLIAKTSAAFMVLD is encoded by the coding sequence ATGCATACAACAATATTCAGTCAACTCCCCCCAATCCATCATTTATTAGGTGGACATAATATTCATTGGGATGCTGATAAACGTGAAATCTGCGTTGACTATATGGCACTTGAAAGTTTTACTAATCCACGTGGAACTGTAGAAGGTGGTATGATTTGTGCCATGCTTGATGATGCAATGGGAATTTTAGCAGCTCTCAATCAAATGCAAAAACCAGCAGCGACCATTAATCTATCAATGGATTTTTTTAGACCTTGTGAAATAGGTACAATTCAAACAAAAGCATGGTTTATTAAAGAAGGGAAGAAAATTCTTAGTATTGAAAGCGAGGCTTGGCAGCATAAAAAACTGATCGCAAAAACTAGTGCTGCGTTTATGGTCTTAGATTAA
- a CDS encoding feruloyl-CoA synthase, protein MAHMTVHAQKYPERFVKLGSHEILFEYKNDTLYISPKEQLKPYPQKLTDRLLQYAESHPHRVFAAKRDANGEWIELTYAETANRAWRIAQSLKKYTHLSDDRPIVILSGNDLEHLTLSMGAMLAGIPFSAISPAYSLISKDFGKLKHIFDVLTPGLVFANDGDAFATAIETCRNADDIEVITTSGQLADQPCTAFSSLLDTEITDIKAHYTTVDEHQIAKFLFTSGSTKMPKAVPTTHLMLCTNQQMLLQTFPEFEETPPVLVDWLAWHHTFGGSHNVGIALYNGGTIYIDDGKPVPGKMEETIRNLKEIAPTVYLNVPKGWEEITVALEQDAELREKFFSRVKILFFAGAALSEAGWNRLDKIAQDHCGERIRIMSGLGMTETAPSCVFTTGPKVMAGFIGYPAPGCEVKLTPLGDKLEFCVRGKNVMKHYWRLPQEQQTDIFDDEGFYRTGDAVVLVDPNDPSQGLMYDGRIAEDFKLNTGTFVNVGTLRNKVLINGNLLIQDVCITGSNLNAIGFLIFPKISACAKYAGLNIQNVTTEEILTHPKVQHWFKQFLLDFNKDATGSSNTVSMLYLMVEPPQLDAGETTDKGNLNQNGILKRRASMIQELYEKHVNNPLIIRIPTLKQ, encoded by the coding sequence ATGGCACATATGACAGTTCATGCGCAAAAATATCCTGAACGATTTGTTAAATTAGGCAGCCATGAAATACTTTTTGAATATAAAAACGATACTTTATATATATCTCCTAAGGAACAACTCAAGCCTTATCCACAAAAATTGACAGACCGCTTATTGCAATATGCAGAGTCACATCCTCATCGTGTATTTGCAGCTAAACGAGATGCTAATGGTGAATGGATCGAGCTTACTTATGCTGAAACTGCAAATCGTGCATGGCGCATTGCTCAATCATTAAAAAAGTACACACATTTATCTGATGACCGCCCAATCGTTATATTATCTGGTAATGATCTTGAGCATTTAACATTATCTATGGGGGCTATGTTAGCAGGCATCCCCTTTTCTGCCATTTCACCTGCTTACTCTCTTATTTCAAAAGACTTTGGCAAGCTAAAACATATTTTTGATGTACTTACACCAGGACTTGTTTTTGCAAATGATGGTGATGCATTTGCAACAGCAATAGAAACTTGTCGCAATGCAGATGATATTGAAGTCATTACTACTTCGGGACAATTAGCAGATCAACCATGTACTGCTTTTTCAAGTTTACTTGATACTGAAATTACAGATATTAAAGCTCACTACACAACTGTTGATGAGCATCAAATTGCAAAATTTTTATTTACTTCTGGCTCTACAAAGATGCCAAAAGCAGTACCAACAACGCATTTAATGCTATGTACTAATCAGCAAATGCTACTACAAACTTTCCCTGAATTTGAAGAAACACCGCCAGTTTTAGTTGATTGGTTAGCATGGCATCATACTTTTGGTGGTAGTCATAATGTTGGGATTGCCTTATACAATGGTGGGACCATTTATATTGATGATGGAAAACCAGTGCCAGGGAAAATGGAAGAAACCATTCGTAATTTAAAAGAAATTGCGCCAACAGTTTACTTAAATGTGCCTAAAGGCTGGGAAGAAATTACTGTTGCATTGGAACAAGATGCAGAATTACGTGAAAAATTCTTTAGTCGCGTTAAAATTTTGTTCTTCGCAGGTGCTGCACTTTCCGAAGCAGGATGGAACCGTTTAGATAAAATTGCTCAAGATCATTGTGGTGAACGCATTCGAATCATGAGCGGTTTAGGTATGACTGAAACTGCACCATCATGCGTCTTTACGACAGGACCAAAAGTTATGGCAGGCTTTATTGGTTATCCTGCGCCGGGCTGTGAAGTCAAACTTACACCTTTAGGCGACAAGCTTGAATTTTGTGTTCGTGGAAAAAATGTGATGAAACATTATTGGCGTTTACCACAAGAACAACAAACCGATATTTTTGATGATGAAGGGTTCTACCGTACTGGCGATGCTGTAGTTTTAGTAGATCCAAATGATCCTAGTCAAGGTTTAATGTATGACGGACGTATTGCCGAAGACTTTAAACTGAATACTGGTACTTTCGTAAACGTTGGAACGTTACGAAATAAAGTTCTTATTAATGGAAACTTACTCATCCAAGATGTCTGTATTACAGGCTCAAATCTAAATGCTATTGGATTTCTTATTTTTCCTAAAATTAGTGCTTGTGCCAAATATGCTGGTTTAAATATTCAAAATGTCACCACTGAAGAAATATTAACTCATCCAAAAGTTCAACATTGGTTTAAACAATTTTTATTAGACTTCAATAAAGATGCAACTGGAAGCTCTAATACCGTATCAATGCTGTATTTAATGGTTGAACCACCTCAACTTGATGCTGGTGAAACAACCGATAAAGGTAATTTAAACCAAAATGGCATTTTAAAGCGTAGGGCTTCAATGATTCAGGAACTTTATGAGAAGCATGTAAATAATCCTCTCATTATTCGGATTCCAACCTTAAAACAATAA
- a CDS encoding aldehyde dehydrogenase, producing the protein MQNVELLIHGQSVAASSGKYFERISPIDGSIASMSAAATLDDVDRAIESAHEAFQTWSTLSPTDRRLKLLKAADLMDQKTEQFIQTAIHEIGSTATWYGFNVHLAANMLREAAAMTTQIDGSIIPSDVPGNMAMGIRVPCGVIVGMAPWNAPVILATRALAMPLACGNTVVLKASESCPATHRLIGEVLHEAGIGDGVVNVITHAPEDAPKIVERLIQHPLTKRINFTGSTHVGRIIAETAAKYLKPVLLELGGKAPVIVLEQADLDETVNAITFGAFFNQGQICMSTERVLVDEKIAEQFIKKLVNKVKTIHAGNPLNSDAPLGTLESLKAANRIQKLVEDAGNKGANIPLGLHIDGTVMQPTIVVDVTKEMLLYAEESFGPVCTVQRFKTVNEAIELANDSEFGLSSAVFSQNLADALSVAKRIDSGICHINGATVHDEAQMPFGGVKQSGYGRFGSKVSVAEFTELRWITIQTSPRHYPI; encoded by the coding sequence ATGCAAAACGTAGAGTTACTTATTCACGGTCAATCCGTTGCTGCAAGTTCGGGAAAATACTTTGAAAGAATTAGCCCAATTGATGGCTCAATTGCATCAATGAGTGCTGCAGCAACTTTAGATGATGTCGATCGTGCTATCGAATCCGCTCATGAAGCGTTTCAAACATGGTCTACGCTTTCTCCAACAGACCGTCGTTTAAAGCTACTCAAAGCGGCAGACCTTATGGATCAAAAAACTGAACAATTTATTCAGACAGCGATTCATGAAATAGGTTCAACTGCAACGTGGTATGGCTTTAATGTTCACCTTGCAGCTAATATGTTACGTGAAGCTGCTGCGATGACAACTCAAATTGATGGAAGCATTATTCCATCAGATGTACCAGGAAATATGGCAATGGGTATTCGTGTTCCTTGTGGAGTCATTGTAGGAATGGCTCCATGGAATGCTCCAGTAATTCTTGCTACTCGTGCGCTCGCCATGCCTCTTGCATGTGGTAATACCGTTGTATTAAAGGCATCTGAATCTTGCCCTGCAACCCATCGACTCATTGGTGAAGTATTACATGAAGCTGGTATTGGTGATGGCGTAGTTAATGTCATTACTCATGCACCCGAAGATGCACCAAAAATCGTAGAGCGATTAATTCAACATCCTCTGACTAAACGAATTAACTTTACAGGTTCTACACATGTAGGTCGAATTATTGCTGAAACAGCTGCAAAGTATTTAAAACCTGTCTTACTTGAATTAGGTGGAAAAGCTCCTGTCATTGTACTTGAACAGGCAGATCTTGATGAAACAGTAAACGCAATTACATTTGGTGCTTTCTTTAACCAAGGACAAATTTGTATGTCGACGGAACGTGTTCTTGTCGATGAAAAAATTGCTGAACAATTTATTAAAAAGTTAGTTAATAAAGTCAAAACAATTCATGCAGGAAACCCACTCAATAGTGATGCTCCACTTGGGACACTAGAAAGCTTAAAAGCAGCAAATCGCATCCAAAAACTTGTAGAAGATGCAGGCAACAAAGGAGCAAATATTCCACTAGGATTACACATTGATGGAACAGTGATGCAACCGACTATTGTCGTAGATGTAACTAAAGAGATGTTGTTATATGCTGAGGAATCATTTGGTCCTGTCTGTACTGTACAACGTTTTAAAACAGTTAATGAAGCTATTGAACTCGCGAATGATTCTGAATTTGGATTATCTTCAGCTGTCTTTAGCCAAAATTTAGCTGATGCACTCTCTGTTGCAAAACGTATTGATTCGGGGATTTGTCATATTAATGGCGCAACAGTACATGACGAAGCACAAATGCCATTTGGGGGCGTAAAACAAAGTGGTTATGGACGTTTTGGGAGCAAAGTTTCAGTAGCTGAATTTACTGAACTACGTTGGATTACTATCCAAACAAGCCCACGTCATTACCCTATTTAA
- a CDS encoding GntR family transcriptional regulator: MSSGQQVLIELRKMIISGELQGGLRLAEIPTAEMLGVSRQPIRVAFRLLEQEGLLLKNPTRGYTVREISPKLIQDALEVRGVLEGLAAKKLAEKGMSETEQKQLMMCLENIDPIFEKSELTDDDIEIYHHFNMIFHNTIIQATDNLAITQALSKNNQLPMASAQAITFDKKNHLSEIRRLQHGHIQHCAIYQALLSRDAARAESLMREHSHVVTLGSMMRAVFETK; encoded by the coding sequence ATGTCTTCTGGTCAGCAAGTACTGATTGAACTAAGAAAAATGATAATTTCTGGTGAGCTACAAGGAGGATTACGGTTAGCTGAAATTCCTACAGCTGAAATGTTGGGTGTTTCGCGGCAGCCTATTAGAGTTGCTTTTCGGTTGCTTGAGCAAGAGGGATTATTATTAAAAAATCCAACTCGGGGTTACACAGTACGAGAAATATCCCCAAAACTTATTCAAGATGCTCTTGAAGTTCGTGGTGTTTTAGAAGGTCTTGCTGCAAAAAAATTAGCAGAAAAAGGGATGAGTGAAACTGAACAAAAACAGTTAATGATGTGCCTTGAGAATATTGATCCTATTTTTGAAAAATCAGAACTAACAGATGATGATATTGAAATTTATCATCATTTTAATATGATTTTTCATAATACAATTATACAGGCTACAGACAATCTTGCGATTACTCAGGCATTATCTAAAAATAATCAGTTGCCGATGGCATCTGCACAAGCAATTACGTTTGATAAAAAAAATCATTTGTCAGAGATTAGACGTTTACAACATGGGCATATTCAGCATTGTGCAATTTATCAGGCATTATTGAGCCGAGATGCAGCACGTGCAGAAAGTTTAATGCGTGAACATAGCCATGTTGTTACATTGGGAAGCATGATGCGAGCAGTATTTGAAACGAAATGA